In Cyprinus carpio isolate SPL01 chromosome A1, ASM1834038v1, whole genome shotgun sequence, the following proteins share a genomic window:
- the ccdc86 gene encoding coiled-coil domain-containing protein 86 translates to MMSASINKKTNGGDAVAKAEALDNEDDSPIVSRTRSGRRIRTPAAKTPVRRTRKSVVREDPAEHTESRQESPPDECTADTKGDQCSPETEPVCPDVSTSADVSQESGLIGSDQTSEKENVVNNTETESTGPTDPKKMAKKRTHSESSEKKSKVVPLGKPKSGRVWKDRNKQRFSALLRDKPLRTSWEKKMEAKREKQLVKQYHQQLKDEQAREKEEKKKRRAENLRRRAENERKAEIVQVIKNTAKIKRMKKKQLRKIEKRDTLSMVQKTPPSVKKGGAKTNSSL, encoded by the exons ATGATGTCTGCGTctataaacaagaaaacaaacggCGGAGATGCTGTTGCGAAGGCAGAAGCCCTCGATAACGAAGATGACTCTCCCATTGTGAGCCGCACACGGAGCGGTCGCAGAATACGGACACCCGCGGCCAAAACTCCCGTCCGCCGGACCAGAAAGTCTGTTGTGCGGGAAGATCCGGCAGAACACACCGAGTCTCGGCAGGAATCACCTCCCGATGAATGTACAGCAGATACTAAAGGCGATCAGTGTAGTCCAGAGACAGAACCAGTGTGTCCAGATGTGTCTACATCAGCAGATGTCAGTCAAGAGTCAGGTTTGATAGGGTCAGATCAGACCAGTGAGAAGGAAAATGTGGTAAATAACACAGAGACTGAATCCACTGGTCCCACTGACCCCaagaaaatggccaaaaaaaggACTCACTCAGAATCCAGTGAGAAGAAAAGTAAGGTGGTACCTCTCGGGAAACCTAAATCTGGAAGAGTATGGAAAGACAGAAATAAGCAAAG GTTCTCCGCTCTGTTGAGGGACAAACCTCTGCGTACTTCATGGGAAAAGAAGATGGAGGCCAAGAGAGAGAAGCAGCTGGTGAAGCAGTACCACCAACAGCTGAAAGATGAGCAGGCCAGAGAGAAAGAG gagaaaaagaagagaagagcAGAAAATCTGAGAAGACGAGCAGAAAATGAGAGAAAAGCAGAGATTGTGCAAGTG ATTAAGAATACGGCAAAGATCAAGAGAATGAAGAAGAAACAGCTGAGGAAGATTGAGAAAAGAGACACGCTCTCCATGGTGCAGAAAACACCACCTAGTGTCAAGAAGGGAGGAGCGAAAACAAACAGCAGCTTGTAG
- the LOC109065135 gene encoding claudin domain-containing protein 1-like translates to MVDNRYATALVIGSVLSLLAAVYLSVAMGTQHWYQYQSQPASNDANNGSDLQKLGQVFEGEDVNERNYSDALFWLNGTLGLWWRCILVPQDLQGFKEPDPIMVTKCQAFTLAQQWKSKYKSPGNIDSGEDLLRTYLWKCQFLLPLVSVGLVFLAALVGVCACLCRSITPTLFVGLLHLLAGLCSMATVCCFLVGMHLLHEISDLPEGMDYSPGWSLFLALVSSPLQIMAAALFIWAARSHRQQYTRMTAYRVA, encoded by the exons ATGGTGGACAACCGATACGCCACGGCGCTGGTCATCGGCTCCGTGCTGAGCCTGCTTGCCGCCGTCTATCTCTCTGTTGCCATGGGAACGCAGCACTGGTACCAGTACCAGAGCCAGCCGGCCAGCAATGACGCCAACAACGGCTCGGACCTGCAGAAGCTGGGGCAGGTCTTTGAGGGAGAGGACGTGAATGAGAGGAACTACAGCGATGCTCTGTTCTGGCTGAACGGCACGCTGGGTCTCTGGTGGCGCTGCATCCTGGTCCCCCAAGACTTGCAAGGGTTTAAAGAGCCTG ATCCGATAATGGTGACTAAATGTCAGGCCTTTACTTTGGCACAGCAGTGGAAATCCAAGTACAAATCTCCTGGGAATATTGACAGTGGAGAAGATCTGCTGCGTACAT ACCTGTGGAAGTGTCAGTTCCTGTTGCCGCTGGTCTCTGTGGGGCTGGTGTTTCTCGCGGCGTTGGTCGGAGTGTGCGCCTGCCTTTGCCGCAGTATCACTCCCACACTATTTGTAGGGCTGCTGCATCTGCTGGCCG GCCTGTGTTCCATGGCCACCGTATGCTGTTTCCTCGTGGGCATGCATTTGTTACACGAAATATCCGATCTCCCCGAGGGGATGGACTATTCACCGGGCTGGTCCTTGTTTTTGGCTCTGGTCTCATCACCGCTGCAGATCATGGCTGCCGCGCTCTTTATATGGGCCGCGAGGAGCCACCGCCAACAGTACACTCGAATGACAGCCTACAGGGTTGCTTAG